A single genomic interval of Hyalangium ruber harbors:
- a CDS encoding type VI secretion system Vgr family protein, whose protein sequence is MSEPRQAVTATAIIPGQNGELVVHALRGEEEVSRRFVFELDLSTPELELEEARGGNVHVVLEDTFGQMRDVDGVVERIDVIASDDPDRPVRYRLTLVPQPWLISYRYGFRIFQEMAVPDIVKALFKDAGLEERLFRWRLEGTYPKREYCVQYDESEWDFVCRLLEEEGIWFAFEHSAEGHVMVLSDASGTAETLEPASLPFRYDVAHGGDAVAVWDWRGGVRASVSKVSLDDYDMLQPSKKLAAEKEAEDTVSSEWYEAPGRYTQPADGKRLAQRRLEELRGRRQTAQARTNAIALAPGRRVSLEGHPFADGEYFVSGARLHVRFHASDLAGPLVDKGEARCEVAFDVVPVAQVFRPRRDTPRPRIFGLQTARVTGPAGQEIHCDEHGRVKVQFHWDRDGKMDDKSSCWIRVSQAHTTGSVMIPRIGWEVLVEFVEGDPDRPVCMGRVYNPLNPPDYSLPAQKTVSGHRSNSSPGAGGSNEVSFDDSSDNQRVYINGAHDISIKVANNKKAKIAQNQNRTVGADRTLSVGANETVSVQGIHNAAVGGSQTVNVGATRAVKVSGGVTEEITGGVSMSVGGMENMQIGSPAAAVLEIIASEAIAAATSAAAMAASRAEAALLGPLAPAVNAARDAIGTAAEFAGPAAALLGGDNPAVAVFGSTVGQLAEASDDMSAASMAGGMAQAVASGALAQAGLTPPSGGGGGGGGGGGGGGGGGGGGGGGGGGSGTWGTTVDGAVTESIGALAVINSATGVSFAVGGSSTESVGAARIELVGGGKNEQIGAAKLETVGAYIVNVSKALSIDAKGAVAINVASQSQDISGGHSISAGAAGVVTASTVNLEASGKITLSCGAAEVVIDSSGVAIKGALGVTIEGSSEIKMNPPAIMPG, encoded by the coding sequence ATGAGCGAACCGCGACAGGCCGTGACCGCCACCGCCATCATCCCCGGACAGAACGGGGAGCTGGTCGTGCATGCCCTGCGCGGGGAGGAGGAGGTGTCTCGGCGCTTCGTGTTCGAGCTCGATCTCTCCACGCCGGAGCTCGAGCTGGAGGAGGCGCGCGGCGGCAACGTCCACGTGGTGCTCGAGGACACCTTCGGGCAGATGCGCGACGTGGACGGCGTGGTGGAGCGCATCGACGTCATCGCCTCGGACGATCCCGACCGGCCCGTGCGCTACCGGCTCACGCTGGTACCCCAGCCGTGGCTGATCTCCTATCGGTACGGCTTCCGCATCTTCCAGGAGATGGCGGTGCCGGACATCGTGAAGGCCCTCTTCAAGGACGCGGGGTTGGAGGAGCGCCTGTTCCGCTGGCGCCTGGAGGGTACGTACCCGAAGCGCGAGTACTGCGTTCAGTACGACGAGTCCGAGTGGGACTTCGTGTGCCGGCTCCTCGAAGAGGAGGGCATCTGGTTCGCCTTCGAGCACAGCGCCGAGGGGCATGTGATGGTGCTCTCCGACGCCAGCGGCACGGCGGAGACGCTGGAGCCGGCCTCGCTCCCGTTCCGCTATGACGTGGCCCATGGCGGTGACGCCGTGGCGGTGTGGGACTGGCGCGGCGGCGTGCGCGCCAGCGTCTCCAAGGTGAGCCTGGACGACTACGACATGCTGCAGCCCTCCAAGAAGCTGGCCGCCGAGAAGGAGGCCGAGGATACGGTCTCCTCGGAGTGGTACGAGGCCCCCGGCCGCTACACCCAGCCGGCGGACGGCAAGCGGCTCGCCCAGCGGCGGCTGGAGGAGCTTCGCGGGCGACGCCAGACCGCCCAGGCGCGCACCAACGCCATCGCCCTGGCGCCGGGCCGGCGCGTATCCCTGGAGGGACACCCGTTCGCGGATGGCGAGTACTTCGTCAGCGGGGCGCGCCTGCACGTGCGCTTCCACGCCTCGGACCTGGCGGGGCCGCTGGTGGACAAGGGCGAGGCCCGCTGTGAGGTGGCCTTCGACGTCGTGCCCGTGGCGCAGGTGTTCCGGCCTCGGCGTGACACTCCGCGGCCTCGGATCTTCGGGCTCCAGACTGCCCGCGTCACGGGCCCCGCGGGCCAGGAGATCCACTGCGACGAGCACGGCCGGGTGAAGGTCCAGTTCCACTGGGATCGCGACGGCAAGATGGACGACAAGTCGTCCTGCTGGATCCGCGTCTCCCAGGCGCACACCACCGGCTCGGTCATGATCCCCCGCATCGGGTGGGAGGTGCTCGTCGAGTTCGTCGAGGGCGACCCGGACCGCCCCGTCTGCATGGGGCGCGTGTACAACCCGCTCAACCCTCCGGACTACAGCCTGCCGGCGCAGAAGACGGTGTCCGGGCACCGCTCCAACTCGTCTCCCGGCGCGGGCGGCTCGAACGAGGTCAGCTTCGACGACTCGTCGGACAACCAGCGCGTCTACATCAATGGCGCCCACGACATCAGCATCAAGGTCGCCAACAACAAGAAGGCGAAGATCGCCCAGAACCAGAACCGCACGGTCGGCGCGGATCGCACCCTGTCCGTCGGCGCGAACGAGACGGTGTCGGTCCAGGGCATCCACAACGCCGCCGTGGGCGGCAGCCAGACGGTGAACGTGGGGGCCACGCGCGCGGTCAAGGTCAGCGGTGGGGTGACCGAGGAGATCACCGGCGGGGTCTCCATGAGCGTGGGCGGCATGGAGAACATGCAGATCGGCAGCCCCGCCGCCGCCGTGCTCGAGATCATCGCCTCGGAGGCCATCGCCGCCGCGACCAGTGCCGCCGCCATGGCCGCGAGCCGGGCCGAGGCGGCTCTGCTCGGGCCCCTGGCGCCTGCCGTGAATGCCGCGAGAGACGCCATCGGCACCGCTGCGGAGTTCGCGGGCCCGGCCGCGGCGCTGCTGGGGGGCGACAACCCGGCGGTCGCGGTCTTTGGATCGACCGTCGGGCAGCTCGCCGAGGCCTCGGATGACATGTCCGCTGCCTCCATGGCCGGAGGCATGGCACAGGCCGTGGCGAGTGGCGCGCTGGCTCAGGCTGGCCTGACTCCTCCCTCTGGCGGAGGAGGCGGAGGCGGCGGTGGAGGAGGGGGAGGCGGTGGTGGTGGGGGTGGCGGCGGTGGTGGGGGTGGCGGCTCTGGCACCTGGGGGACCACGGTCGACGGCGCGGTCACCGAGAGCATCGGGGCGCTGGCGGTCATCAACTCCGCGACCGGGGTGTCCTTCGCCGTCGGCGGCAGCTCCACGGAGTCAGTGGGCGCCGCGCGCATCGAGCTGGTCGGCGGCGGCAAGAACGAGCAGATCGGCGCGGCGAAGCTGGAGACGGTGGGGGCCTACATCGTGAACGTGTCCAAGGCCCTCTCCATCGACGCCAAGGGAGCCGTGGCGATCAACGTGGCCAGCCAGAGCCAGGACATCTCCGGAGGCCACTCCATCAGCGCGGGCGCCGCGGGCGTGGTGACGGCCAGCACCGTCAACCTCGAGGCCTCGGGGAAGATCACGCTGTCGTGCGGCGCGGCGGAGGTCGTCATCGACTCCAGCGGCGTGGCCATCAAGGGCGCGTTGGGCGTCACCATCGAGGGTTCCTCGGAGATCAAGATGAACCCGCCGGCCATCATGCCGGGCTGA
- a CDS encoding type VI secretion system Vgr family protein: protein MSARRLSLELSLEGFDPSVFRVLKVEATEALSEVCSVQLEAETAELLELDPLLGTKASLWIRFEQDSDDRPFHGVVTEASLEAIRQDAFRLHVVISAPLELLKLGRNSRIFQEKSVQDIVSSVLDEAGLADGYSWELSEPPAPRLNVVQYNESDYAFVSRLLHAEGIAFAVHNDTDSARILFFDDSTRLKPIPGDNLLTDRDSSSMDEDVIIDLRDRQRMASDQVFLRDYDFKRPASDLSATQSGDGASGREVYAHPGDFLEAGVGRTLSKRLLQRLRVGTRVLRGESSCPRMEPGRTYSVTGHARAEANLDILITRVVHRVSSEAGADGKGLYSNEVTGIPFEVPYRPVEAPPKPLIGGTQLAFVTGPSGEEIHTDSFGRVKVRFPWDRSGLTDDRSSTWLRVGQLPLSGSMIIPRVEFEILVDFELGDIDRPFVAGHLYNAELGPPYALPGGATRSSIQSATTGGGPGANELRFEDSAGAEEIFFNASKDFTLLVDNDAAMTVANQESCSVGVGNVLSVGGNHYANVSGSRTLSVGANQNVNVGGNYSDGVGGDLSLTIGGARMVKVGGDLAENIAGSLDRTVAALQVVTGIAGYTRKVVGASSTNVGAAWLELAGKSRLVSVSTTFTETIGALKFIKAKQMSVSCGAAYVMTAGAEQIKCGGSRTDSAKGAVALTAGGGLKVKATNITFSAQTRLVVRGGGCTLELLASGMITIKAPTVIVKNNKVLNQVLHKSN from the coding sequence GTGAGCGCGCGCCGCCTGAGCCTGGAGCTGTCCTTGGAAGGGTTCGACCCCAGCGTCTTCCGTGTGCTGAAGGTGGAGGCCACCGAGGCGCTCTCCGAGGTCTGCTCCGTCCAGCTCGAGGCGGAGACGGCGGAGTTGCTGGAGCTGGACCCGCTGCTGGGCACGAAGGCTTCGCTGTGGATCCGCTTCGAGCAGGACAGCGATGACCGGCCCTTCCACGGGGTGGTGACGGAGGCTTCGCTGGAGGCGATCCGGCAGGACGCCTTCCGGCTGCACGTGGTCATCTCCGCGCCCCTGGAGCTGCTCAAGCTGGGGCGTAACTCGCGCATCTTCCAGGAGAAGAGCGTCCAGGACATCGTCTCGAGCGTGTTGGACGAGGCGGGGCTTGCCGACGGCTACAGCTGGGAGCTGTCTGAGCCTCCCGCGCCCCGCCTCAACGTCGTGCAGTACAACGAGAGCGACTACGCCTTCGTGTCGCGCCTGCTCCACGCCGAGGGCATCGCCTTCGCCGTACACAACGACACGGACAGCGCGCGGATCCTCTTCTTCGATGACAGCACCCGGCTCAAGCCCATCCCCGGCGACAACCTGCTGACGGACCGCGACAGCAGCAGCATGGACGAGGACGTCATCATCGACCTGCGGGACCGCCAGCGCATGGCCTCCGACCAGGTGTTCTTGCGCGACTATGACTTCAAGCGCCCCGCGAGCGATCTGTCGGCGACCCAGAGCGGCGACGGAGCCTCGGGGCGCGAGGTGTACGCGCACCCCGGTGACTTCCTGGAGGCGGGGGTCGGCCGCACGCTCTCCAAGCGCCTGCTGCAGCGGCTTCGCGTGGGGACGCGGGTGCTCCGAGGAGAGAGCTCGTGCCCGCGCATGGAGCCCGGTCGGACGTACTCCGTGACGGGGCATGCCCGTGCCGAGGCCAACCTCGACATCCTCATCACCCGGGTGGTGCATCGGGTTTCCAGCGAGGCCGGCGCCGACGGCAAGGGGCTGTACTCGAACGAGGTGACGGGCATTCCCTTCGAGGTGCCGTACCGCCCCGTCGAGGCCCCTCCCAAGCCGCTCATCGGTGGCACGCAGCTGGCGTTCGTCACCGGTCCCTCGGGAGAGGAGATCCACACCGACTCGTTCGGCCGGGTGAAGGTGCGCTTCCCGTGGGACCGTTCCGGCCTCACGGATGACCGCAGCTCCACGTGGCTGCGCGTGGGTCAGTTGCCGCTCAGCGGCTCCATGATCATCCCCCGCGTGGAGTTCGAGATCCTCGTGGACTTCGAGCTGGGGGACATCGATCGGCCCTTCGTCGCCGGGCACCTCTACAACGCCGAGCTGGGGCCTCCCTATGCGCTGCCGGGCGGCGCCACGCGCAGCTCCATCCAGAGCGCCACCACGGGCGGCGGGCCGGGCGCCAACGAGCTGCGCTTCGAGGACTCCGCGGGCGCCGAGGAGATCTTCTTCAACGCCTCGAAGGACTTCACGCTGCTGGTGGACAACGACGCGGCGATGACCGTGGCCAACCAGGAGAGCTGTTCGGTGGGCGTGGGCAACGTGCTGAGCGTGGGCGGCAACCACTACGCCAACGTCTCCGGCAGCCGGACGCTCTCCGTGGGCGCCAACCAGAACGTCAACGTCGGGGGCAACTACTCGGACGGGGTGGGGGGAGACCTGAGCCTCACTATCGGCGGCGCGCGCATGGTGAAGGTGGGCGGAGACCTCGCAGAGAACATCGCGGGCTCGCTGGATCGCACCGTGGCCGCGCTCCAGGTGGTAACGGGGATCGCCGGCTACACGCGCAAGGTGGTGGGGGCCTCCTCGACGAACGTCGGCGCCGCCTGGCTGGAGCTGGCGGGCAAGAGCCGCCTCGTCTCCGTGTCCACCACGTTCACCGAGACGATCGGCGCCCTCAAGTTCATCAAGGCCAAGCAGATGTCCGTCTCGTGCGGCGCCGCCTATGTGATGACCGCTGGCGCCGAGCAGATCAAATGTGGAGGCAGCCGGACCGACTCCGCCAAGGGCGCCGTGGCCCTCACCGCCGGCGGCGGCCTGAAGGTCAAGGCCACCAACATCACCTTCTCGGCGCAGACCCGGCTCGTGGTCCGGGGCGGAGGCTGCACGTTGGAGTTGCTCGCCAGTGGGATGATCACCATCAAGGCTCCCACCGTCATCGTGAAGAACAACAAGGTGCTCAACCAGGTGCTGCACAAGAGCAACTGA
- a CDS encoding type VI secretion system Vgr family protein, translated as MSAPEGSPMQIRAHIDHADLPAQATVLRATAREALSELFEVVIEFACDTPDLDLAALIGTAGALTFEPVVSDGSLEPRSFHGVVEEAEYLHKLAAHGFVYRLRLRPSLHGLAYRSRSRIFQEKSAVEIIQAVLEGAGLPDESTEWQLSMDYVKREYCTQWKESELNFVLRLLEDEGIFFWFEHGPTSHVLKLADSSIAYQPISGPPQLAFTRRSLAEAETERVAELVFSSRLVQDQFSTRDWNWQTPSEPLQAEEGASEGTSRRYEYPGYFLGPADGTRRAGNRLSELVQERMVLEGRSNSLRLQAGRTFTVLDAVPGYLSQEYLLLQVVHDYEVVRTETGETPTYGTRLRAIPAAGADFRPPRRTPRPRAWGKESAVVTGPPGEEIHVDEFGRIKVHFYWDREGAVDEKASCWLRVQQQNTSGSMILPRVGWEVSVGFLNGDPDRPIVLQKIYNQETMPPYSLPDERTQSSLQSATSPGGGSTNEVRLQDGNGGMEFFIHSSKDLKFVAGNNLTEEVTNDAKEEVGVQLTTLVGGGETVDVGANQGLSVTGSAVLETTGSKEVQVSAVDDWGVTGNLTQKVDGARTETIGGIMNVLANHVLESFNASCDRSVGAAFSINSATAIVETVGAAKTETVGGAKIELLGGPKAEDIGAAKALTTGVAQFKTGEDVLLEAMGAVAITSAGPITENVGKDFALSARTVQITAPGGAKMKGGGKVFELSGSTITVDAEGLKGGVQVKLKGKINYKG; from the coding sequence GTGTCCGCTCCCGAGGGCTCGCCCATGCAGATACGCGCCCACATCGACCATGCGGACCTCCCGGCCCAGGCCACCGTCCTGCGGGCCACCGCGCGCGAAGCGCTGTCCGAGCTGTTCGAGGTGGTGATCGAGTTCGCGTGCGACACCCCGGATCTCGATCTGGCCGCGCTCATCGGCACGGCGGGCGCGCTGACGTTCGAGCCCGTCGTCTCGGATGGGAGCCTGGAGCCGCGCAGCTTCCACGGCGTGGTCGAGGAGGCCGAGTACCTGCACAAGCTCGCGGCGCACGGCTTCGTCTACCGCCTGCGCCTGCGCCCCTCGCTCCACGGGCTGGCGTACCGGAGCCGCAGCCGGATCTTCCAGGAGAAGAGCGCCGTCGAGATCATCCAGGCCGTGCTCGAGGGCGCGGGCCTGCCCGACGAGTCCACCGAGTGGCAGCTCTCGATGGACTACGTGAAGCGCGAGTACTGCACCCAGTGGAAGGAGAGCGAGCTGAACTTTGTCCTCCGGCTGCTCGAGGACGAGGGCATCTTCTTCTGGTTCGAGCACGGCCCCACCTCGCACGTGCTGAAGCTGGCCGACTCCTCCATTGCCTATCAGCCCATTTCGGGCCCGCCGCAGCTCGCGTTCACCCGCCGCTCCCTGGCCGAGGCCGAGACGGAGCGCGTGGCCGAGCTCGTCTTCTCCTCGCGGCTCGTGCAGGACCAGTTCAGCACGCGGGACTGGAACTGGCAGACGCCCTCGGAGCCCCTGCAGGCGGAGGAGGGCGCCAGCGAGGGGACGTCCCGGCGGTACGAATACCCCGGCTACTTCCTGGGACCGGCGGACGGCACCCGGCGCGCGGGCAATCGGCTCAGTGAGTTGGTGCAGGAGCGCATGGTGCTCGAGGGCCGCAGTAACAGCCTCCGGTTGCAGGCGGGGCGTACCTTCACCGTGCTCGACGCCGTGCCCGGCTACCTCAGCCAGGAGTACCTGCTGCTCCAGGTGGTTCACGACTACGAGGTGGTCCGCACGGAGACAGGGGAGACGCCCACCTATGGCACCCGCCTGCGCGCCATCCCCGCTGCCGGCGCCGACTTCCGGCCGCCGCGCCGCACCCCGCGCCCTCGTGCCTGGGGCAAGGAGAGCGCCGTCGTCACGGGGCCTCCGGGCGAGGAGATCCACGTCGATGAGTTCGGGCGCATCAAGGTCCACTTCTACTGGGACCGCGAGGGCGCCGTGGACGAGAAGGCCTCGTGCTGGTTACGCGTGCAGCAGCAGAACACCAGCGGCAGCATGATCCTGCCCCGCGTGGGGTGGGAGGTGAGCGTGGGCTTCCTGAACGGAGACCCGGATCGCCCCATCGTCCTGCAGAAGATCTACAACCAGGAGACGATGCCGCCGTACAGCCTGCCGGACGAGCGAACCCAGTCCTCGCTCCAGTCGGCCACCTCGCCCGGAGGCGGGAGCACCAACGAGGTGCGGCTCCAGGATGGCAACGGGGGCATGGAGTTCTTCATCCACTCCTCCAAGGACCTGAAGTTCGTCGCCGGGAATAACCTCACCGAGGAGGTGACCAACGACGCCAAGGAGGAAGTGGGCGTGCAGCTCACCACCCTGGTGGGCGGTGGCGAGACGGTCGACGTGGGCGCCAACCAGGGGCTGAGTGTCACGGGCAGCGCCGTGCTGGAGACCACCGGCTCGAAGGAGGTCCAGGTCAGCGCCGTGGACGACTGGGGCGTTACCGGCAACCTCACCCAGAAGGTGGATGGGGCGCGCACCGAGACGATCGGCGGCATCATGAACGTGCTCGCCAACCACGTGCTGGAGAGCTTCAACGCGAGCTGTGACCGGAGCGTGGGCGCGGCGTTCTCCATCAACAGCGCCACCGCCATCGTCGAGACGGTGGGCGCCGCCAAGACCGAGACGGTGGGCGGCGCGAAGATCGAGCTGCTCGGAGGCCCCAAGGCCGAGGACATCGGCGCCGCCAAGGCGCTCACCACGGGCGTGGCCCAATTCAAGACTGGGGAGGACGTGCTCCTGGAGGCCATGGGCGCGGTGGCCATCACCTCGGCGGGCCCGATTACCGAGAACGTGGGCAAGGACTTCGCGCTCTCAGCCCGCACGGTGCAGATCACCGCTCCCGGTGGCGCGAAGATGAAGGGTGGCGGCAAGGTGTTCGAGCTGTCGGGCTCGACAATCACCGTGGACGCCGAGGGCCTCAAGGGCGGCGTCCAAGTGAAGCTCAAGGGCAAGATCAACTACAAGGGTTAG
- a CDS encoding LysR family transcriptional regulator, which yields MNWDDLRYLLTVERAGSLSAAARALGVVTSTVGRRMTALERRLGTRLLARVPEGVRLTPEGRALVRTAAAIESQLHSAERGLKHEEGQLEGPVRLTTGDGFVAFLNPWLARFRERHPGVRVELSTDTRLLDLARQEADLGVRTVRPKGNSLVARKAGQLAWRLYASARYLERAAPLRSPGDLAHHQVVGFDAALSRMPQLRWLEEWGAGRFAFRSNAAVAVAGAVAAHQGVAALPCALAFLHPELRPVLPEVELPLEDVWLVASREARKVPRVRALMGFLAERFEESRSIMLGVR from the coding sequence ATGAACTGGGATGATCTCCGCTACCTCCTCACCGTGGAGCGGGCCGGCTCGCTGTCCGCGGCGGCTCGCGCGCTGGGCGTCGTCACCTCCACCGTGGGCCGCCGCATGACGGCGCTGGAGCGGCGCCTGGGCACCCGGCTGCTCGCCCGTGTCCCCGAAGGCGTCCGGCTGACGCCCGAGGGCCGAGCGCTGGTGCGCACCGCCGCGGCCATCGAGTCCCAGCTCCACAGCGCCGAGCGTGGGCTGAAGCACGAGGAGGGGCAGCTCGAGGGGCCGGTGCGCCTGACCACCGGAGACGGCTTCGTCGCGTTCCTCAATCCCTGGCTGGCGCGCTTCCGGGAGCGCCACCCAGGGGTGCGCGTGGAGCTGTCCACGGACACACGGCTGCTGGACCTGGCGCGCCAGGAGGCGGACCTGGGCGTGCGCACGGTACGACCCAAGGGCAACTCCCTGGTGGCGCGCAAGGCGGGGCAGCTCGCCTGGAGGCTCTACGCCAGCGCTCGTTACCTGGAGCGCGCCGCGCCCCTGCGCTCACCGGGAGATCTGGCCCATCACCAGGTGGTGGGCTTCGACGCGGCACTCTCGCGCATGCCGCAGCTGCGCTGGTTGGAGGAGTGGGGCGCCGGGCGCTTCGCCTTTCGCAGCAACGCGGCCGTGGCCGTGGCGGGCGCGGTGGCCGCCCATCAGGGGGTGGCGGCGCTGCCTTGCGCGCTGGCCTTTCTCCACCCGGAGCTGCGGCCCGTCCTCCCGGAGGTGGAGCTGCCCCTGGAAGACGTCTGGCTCGTGGCCTCGCGCGAGGCCCGCAAGGTGCCGCGGGTACGCGCGTTGATGGGCTTTCTCGCCGAGCGGTTCGAGGAATCACGCTCCATCATGCTGGGCGTGCGCTGA
- a CDS encoding SDR family oxidoreductase, which yields MKTAFVTGSTGLLGNNLVRLLASRGVKVKALIRSPERARKLLAGVPVELVEGHLEDVESFAPAMRESDVLFHTAAYFRDSYKGGSHAAGLMRINVEGTRALLEAAYQQGVRRVVHTSSIAVLAPRPGHPLINETMRRDAEHEPDAYYRSKILADREVDAALERYPDLHASLVLPGFMNGPGDSGPTTAGQLVLDFLHGRLPGVINTRFSYVDARDVAAALVAAAEKGQRGERYLAAGRDLHVGEALAVLSSVTGLPAPKRQVPDGLLGTLALLNEAWARLSGRPVLVSWQGFRTLRRERTNTAFDASKAERMLGIRFRPLEETFTDAVEWFARHGYVDRARLPRAVASTVPRMS from the coding sequence ATGAAGACGGCATTCGTCACCGGCTCCACCGGACTGCTCGGAAACAACCTGGTTCGCCTGCTCGCGTCTCGAGGCGTGAAGGTGAAGGCGCTGATACGCTCGCCCGAGAGGGCGCGGAAGCTGCTGGCCGGTGTGCCGGTGGAGCTCGTCGAAGGCCACCTGGAGGACGTCGAGTCCTTCGCGCCCGCGATGCGGGAGTCGGACGTGCTCTTCCATACCGCCGCGTACTTCCGGGACAGCTACAAGGGCGGCAGCCACGCCGCGGGGTTGATGCGCATCAACGTGGAGGGTACGCGCGCACTGCTGGAGGCGGCGTACCAGCAAGGCGTGCGGCGAGTGGTACACACCAGCTCCATCGCTGTGCTGGCGCCCCGTCCGGGTCACCCGCTCATCAACGAGACGATGCGGCGTGACGCGGAGCACGAGCCGGATGCCTATTATCGTTCGAAAATCCTCGCGGACCGGGAGGTGGACGCCGCCCTGGAGCGCTACCCGGACCTGCACGCCTCGCTGGTGCTGCCAGGCTTCATGAACGGACCGGGCGATTCAGGCCCCACGACGGCGGGACAGCTCGTGCTGGACTTCCTGCACGGCCGGTTGCCCGGCGTCATCAACACGCGCTTCTCCTATGTGGACGCGCGGGACGTGGCCGCCGCGCTGGTGGCCGCCGCCGAGAAGGGACAGCGAGGCGAGCGCTACCTGGCGGCGGGCAGGGACCTGCACGTGGGTGAAGCGCTCGCGGTGCTCTCGTCGGTAACGGGACTGCCGGCGCCGAAGCGGCAGGTCCCGGATGGGCTGCTGGGAACGCTGGCACTGCTGAACGAGGCCTGGGCAAGGCTCTCCGGGCGCCCGGTGCTGGTGAGCTGGCAGGGCTTCCGCACGCTGCGCCGCGAGCGGACGAACACGGCCTTCGACGCCTCCAAGGCCGAGCGGATGCTGGGCATCCGCTTCCGGCCCCTCGAAGAAACCTTCACGGATGCCGTGGAGTGGTTCGCCAGGCACGGGTACGTGGACCGGGCGCGCCTGCCTCGGGCCGTCGCCTCGACCGTTCCTCGGATGTCCTGA
- a CDS encoding YaeQ family protein has product MALSATMYHVQVNLSDVDRGVYQPLDLRLARHPSESMRYLLTRTLAYCLSYEEGISFSKGGISSTDEAPISVRDPTGVLLAWIDIGSPSAERLHKASKAARRVALFTHVELALLRREAATKAIHKVEDIEVWRFSPAFLDALEAKVGRATKLELTRTDGQLYVTLDGETIEAALARESLVEDAAGS; this is encoded by the coding sequence ATGGCACTCTCCGCGACCATGTACCACGTGCAGGTGAACCTCTCGGACGTGGATCGCGGCGTGTATCAGCCCCTCGATCTGCGCCTGGCACGCCACCCGTCCGAGAGCATGCGCTACCTGCTCACGCGCACCCTGGCCTACTGCCTCTCCTATGAGGAGGGGATCTCCTTCAGCAAGGGCGGTATCTCCTCCACCGACGAGGCGCCCATCTCCGTGCGCGATCCCACCGGAGTGCTGCTCGCGTGGATCGACATCGGGTCCCCGTCCGCCGAGCGTCTGCACAAAGCATCCAAGGCAGCCCGCCGGGTGGCGCTCTTCACCCACGTAGAACTCGCGCTGCTGCGCCGCGAGGCGGCGACCAAGGCCATCCACAAAGTCGAGGACATCGAGGTGTGGCGGTTCAGCCCCGCGTTCCTCGATGCGCTCGAGGCGAAGGTAGGCCGCGCCACCAAGCTGGAGCTGACGCGCACCGACGGTCAGCTCTATGTCACCCTCGACGGAGAGACGATCGAAGCGGCGCTTGCACGAGAGAGCCTCGTGGAGGATGCGGCGGGGAGCTGA
- a CDS encoding DUF1801 domain-containing protein has product MKAPAGSVRTTGKAKPKAKSTSRPSKPRKSATRSKSPPKAGATGQSASQLIDQRILELGGWRGETLARMRALILDADPEMTEEWKWGTPVWSHHGIVCTGEAYTKVVKLTFARGAGLPDPSRLFNSSLEGNTRRAIDIREGEKVDARAFKALVKAAVAQNGSPAKKR; this is encoded by the coding sequence ATGAAGGCGCCAGCGGGTTCCGTGCGCACGACAGGTAAGGCGAAGCCGAAGGCCAAGAGCACGTCGCGCCCAAGCAAGCCACGCAAGTCGGCCACCCGGTCCAAGTCCCCGCCGAAGGCAGGCGCGACCGGGCAATCCGCTTCCCAGCTCATCGACCAGCGGATCCTCGAGCTGGGGGGATGGCGCGGGGAGACCCTGGCCCGCATGCGGGCACTGATCCTGGACGCCGACCCCGAGATGACCGAGGAGTGGAAGTGGGGCACTCCGGTCTGGTCGCACCACGGGATTGTCTGCACCGGGGAGGCGTACACGAAGGTCGTGAAGCTTACGTTCGCCCGGGGGGCCGGGCTCCCAGACCCATCGCGCCTCTTCAATTCCAGCTTGGAAGGCAACACGCGAAGGGCGATCGACATCCGAGAAGGGGAGAAGGTCGACGCGCGCGCGTTCAAGGCACTCGTAAAGGCCGCGGTGGCCCAGAATGGCTCGCCGGCGAAGAAACGGTAG